The genomic window GGTGCTGGGCGCGAGCAGCAGATGGTAGCCGCGCCGGGCCGCGCCATCGGTGATGCCTGCCAGCAGCCCGCCAAACGACGGCTCGGCAACGCGCTGTGTGGCGGCGGGGATCACCAGCCCCAGCGTTATGCTGCGCTGCGCCTGAAGCGCGCGGCCTCGGTAGGACGGGCGGTAGTCCAGCGCGGCGGCGGCTTCGAGCACGGCGCGGCGCTTGCCAGCCGAAACCGAGCCGGTGCCGTTCAGCACGTACGACACGGTTGCGATCGAGACATGCGCGCGCTCTGCTACCTCTTTGATCGTCGCCATAGCCTCACAGCTTTAGTGAAACGTTTAACCTGTCGTTCGACTATAGCAGAGTTGGCTGCATGCGTCAAGAGCGCATCGGCAAAAAGTTGGAGCGCAGGCTGCCTCCGGCCTCGGTAGAAAGTCGGAGACGCGACTGATCTTAGGTAAGGTGTGCGGTAAGGTCGGTCTGTTATAGTGCAACCATACCAATCGAACCTCACGCCGGTCGGTTGGGGCGCGGTCAGTGTTATCGACGTAGCGCACACACACCCCTCAGCGCTACGTCTTTCCTGAACCGCGACGCGATAATGAGAGTTCCATGAGCGCTGGCGCAGATGCGCCGGTCAGTGCCGCCAACGTAGCGCACACACCCCTCAGCGCTACGTCTCGCCTGAACCAGTACAGCCGCTACCCCCAAGCGTTCGATCAATGCAATGAACCTGTGGCCCTGAGGTCACAGGTTCATCGTTTGCGTGCCGTCCGATCGCCGCTCGGTGCGCGCTATTGGAGGCTGTACTCGGCGCGCTCCGGCATGCCCCGGCGCTGGCGCATCGCGTTGTCGGCCTGGAGCAACTGCTGGTGGTTGCCGATGTCGAGCCAATCGCCTGGGAAGCGGTAGCCGTAGACCGGCACGCGCTTATGCAGCCAGGCGATAAAGTTGCCGGGCTGATCGGCTGAGTTGCCCTCTTCGAGGTACTGTTGAATCAGCGGCACGTGATCGCGGTGATACAGATACGTCGCAATCCCGACGAGATTCGTGGTCGGCTGCTGCGGCTTTTCGATAAATGATGTCACGCGATCGTTCTCGTCTAGCTCGACGATGCTGTACTGCTTGACGAGTTCCATGTCGGGGCATTGGTAGAGCGCGATGCAGCTTCCGTCGCCCTTGCCGCGCCAGAACGCGACATAGTCGGCCAGGCTGAAATCGAACATGTTATCACCCGCGATGATCAGCAGATCGTCGCCCTGCAAGCCCGCGCGCCCGACCGTAAAGCGAATATCGCC from Herpetosiphonaceae bacterium includes these protein-coding regions:
- a CDS encoding nucleotidyltransferase family protein, whose product is MKAIILAAGYATRLRPLTETIAKPLLPVAGRPMIDYIYDKIVEVPEVDAVHVVTNHKFAQGFQDWAGAHTGHLPIQVHDDGTLSNEDRLGAIGDIRFTVGRAGLQGDDLLIIAGDNMFDFSLADYVAFWRGKGDGSCIALYQCPDMELVKQYSIVELDENDRVTSFIEKPQQPTTNLVGIATYLYHRDHVPLIQQYLEEGNSADQPGNFIAWLHKRVPVYGYRFPGDWLDIGNHQQLLQADNAMRQRRGMPERAEYSLQ